A DNA window from Arachis duranensis cultivar V14167 chromosome 3, aradu.V14167.gnm2.J7QH, whole genome shotgun sequence contains the following coding sequences:
- the LOC107480227 gene encoding mitogen-activated protein kinase kinase kinase 3: MPAWWSRKSCKNKQQNQGEVEDEEETRGRQKFNLIGSPISIISSRKKGKDKNKNNKSFDELIASRNSPRTSKEFASVDGNDNNRDRDRGLPLPRPTVSANHSFNNDQGLVFGSTSLSGSSVSSSTSYDDHPISPQFINNRGQGDIKFHVRPKSPGAGSRGPTSPTSPLHQRILSLDSPTGKQDDGKSECHPLPLPPGSPTSPSTLSTPRANGSLENNASNLSKWKKGKLLGRGTFGHVYLGFNSESGQMCAIKEVRVVSDDPTSKECLRQLNQEINLLNQLSHPNIVQYYGSELGEETLSVYLEYVSGGSIHKLLQEYGSFKEPVIQNYTRKIVSGLAYLHARNTVHRDIKGANILVDPNGEIKLADFGMAKLINSAASVLSFKGSPYWMAPEVVMNTNGYGLPVDIWSLGCTILEMATSKPPWNQYEGVAAIFKIGNSKDMPEIPEHLSDDAKSFIKLCLNRDPLARPTAQMLLDHPFIRDQSATKAVNVSITRDAFPRMLDGSRTPPPVLEHQSNRTSITSLDGDHATKTARAASHALRSPRDNARTITSLPVSPSSSPLRQYGTXXFFSPPHPTYTMMGQNNFNLSDTSPYSVRSNAAFTLDPWHETSRYKAQTPLGGSPRMRFI; this comes from the exons ATGCCGGCGTGGTGGAGTAGAAAATCCTGCAAGAACAAACAGCAGAATCAGGGTGAGGTTGAAGATGAGGAAGAGACACGTGGCAGGCAGAAATTCAATCTGATAGGATCGCCGATTAGCATTATCAGCAGCAGGAAGAAAGGCAAggacaagaacaagaacaacaagagcTTCGATGAGCTTATCGCCTCTCGCAACTCACCGAGGACAAGCAAGGAATTCGCCAGCGTCGACGGTAACGACAATAACAGAGACCGAGACAGAGGGCTTCCGTTGCCTCGCCCTACGGTTTCGGCCAATCACAGCTTCAACAACGATCAGGGCCTCGTCTTTGGATCTACTTCGCTATCTGGTTCCAGCGTCAGCTCCTCAACCTCTTACGATGACCACCCTATATCTCCTCAATTCATTAACAACAG AGGACAAGGTGACATCAAATTCCATGTGAGGCCAAAGAGCCCAGGTGCCGGGTCAAGGGGGCCGACAAGCCCTACATCGCCACTTCATCAGAGGATTTTGAGTCTCGACTCTCCTACAGGCAAGCAAGACGATGGAAAAAGTGAATGTCACCCCTTGCCTCTTCCCCCTGGCTCTCCTACTAGTCCTTCCACCCTTTCCACCCCACGGGCAAATGGATCCTTAGAAAACAACGCCAGTAATCTGTCGAAGTGGAAGAAAGGAAAGCTTCTAGGAAGGGGAACTTTTGGGCATGTTTATCTTGGATTTAATAG TGAGAGTGGACAAATGTGTGCAATAAAGGAAGTCAGGGTTGTCTCTGATGATCCAACATCAAAAGAGTGCCTCAGACAACTTAATCAG GAGATAAACTTGCTTAATCAGCTTTCACATCCAAACATTGTTCAATACTATGGGAGTGAACTG GGTGAAGAAACACTATCAGTTTATTTGGAGTATGTTTCTGGTGGTTCTATCCATAAATTGCTACAGGAATATGGTTCATTTAAGGAGCCTGTCATTCAAAATTATACCAGGAAGATTGTATCTGGGCTTGCTTATTTGCATGCAAGAAATACAGTACACAG AGATATCAAAGGAGCTAACATACTTGTTGATCCTAATGGTGAAATCAAGCTGGCAGACTTTGGAATGGCTAAACTT ATAAATTCTGCTGCCTCAGTACTTTCATTCAAAGGAAGTCCATACTGGATGGCACCTGAG GTTGTAATGAATACCAATGGCTATGGTCTTCCAGTTGATATATGGAGCTTGGGATGCACAATTCTTGAAATGGCAACGTCGAAGCCTCCATGGAATCAATATGAAGGG GTAGCTGCCATATTTAAAATTGGTAACAGCAAAGATATGCCTGAAATCCCTGAACATCTTTCAGATGATGCCAAAAGCTTCATTAAGCTATGTTTAAATAGGGACCCGTTAGCACGCCCAACAGCTCAAATGCTACTAGACCACCCCTTCATTCGTGACCAATCAGCAACAAAAGCTGTAAATGTTAGCATAACCAGAGATGCTTTCCCCCGCATGTTAGATGGAAGCCGGACTCCGCCG CCTGTTTTGGAGCATCAATCCAATAGAACAAGTATAACGTCACTTGATGGAGATCATGCAACAAAGACAGCTCGAGCAGCTTCTCACGCATTAAGGAGCCCAAG AGACAACGCAAGAACAATCACATCTTTGCCAGTGTCTCCCTCTTCAAGTCCATTGAGACAATATGGGACAGNNNGTTtcttttctcctcctcatccAACTTACACAATGATGGGGCAAAATAATTTCAATTTGAGTGACACGTCGCCATATTCTGTGAGATCAAATGCAGCATTCACTCTCGATCCTTGGCATGAAACGTCTCGATACAAAGCCCAAACACCACTTGGTGGATCTCCAAGAATGAGAttcatttga
- the LOC107480228 gene encoding uncharacterized protein LOC107480228 gives MSNNDTTKKQMESSKRPIEDEKPTKADEAEDQVVTPNKDTEKLKEKNNQPHSSKEVIQGQQQVGKSITPPLPYPQRFSKETKDQHFHKFLETFKKLEINIPLAEALEQMPLALIQKGLPPKLEDPGSFLLPCTIGELTITKAMCNLGASINLIPSSLMKKLHIEEVKPVQMSLELVDKSMVYPRGVIENLLVKVDKFIYPAGFVVLDSNGDESDSIILGRPFLATARAIHRRRARRINSQNA, from the exons ATGAGCAACAATGACACTACAAAGAAGCAAATGGAGAGCAGCAAAAGACCAATAGAAGATGAAAAGCCAACAAAGGCAGATGAAGCCGAGGATCAAGTTGTGACGCCAAACAAGGACACTGAGAAACTCAAAGAGAAGAACAACCAGCCACACAGTTCAAAAGAAGTGATTCAGGGACAACAGCAAGTGGGAAAGAGCATCACACCTCCACTACCATATCCCCAGAGGTTCAGCAAAGAAACTAAGGACCAACATTTTCATAAGttccttgagactttcaagaagctggagaTCAATATTCCCTTGGCTGAAGCACTTGaacaaatgcctct GGCTTTGATTCAAAAAGGGCTTCCTCCTAAGCTTGAAGACCCTGGGAGCTTCTTGCTGCCTTGCACCATTGGGGAATTAACCATCACTAAGGCAATGTGCAATCTAGGAGCAAGTATTAACTTAATACCCTCATCTTTGATGAAAAAGCTGCATATAGAGGAAGTTAAACCGGTACAGATGTCTCTAGAGCTGGTAGACAAGTCAATGGTATACCCCAGGGGTgtgattgaaaaccttttagTCAAGGTGGACAAATTCATATACCCTGCAGGCTTTGTGGTTTTAGACTCAAATGGGGATGAAAGTGATTCTATCATACTTGGGAGACCTTTCTTGGCCACTGCTAGGGCTATTCATAGACGTAGAGCAAGGCGAATTAACTCTCAGAATGCATGA